The Carassius auratus strain Wakin unplaced genomic scaffold, ASM336829v1 scaf_tig00214183_4049273_7079891, whole genome shotgun sequence genomic interval AACTGCTCACCATATCACCAAATTGGTTCATGCCCAGTCGGAAGGTGTGTTTGCCCACAGAATGCTCAAGATTGTGCAGCTCAATTTTCTTCAAGTTCTTCTCCCACACCATTCTCCTCCAGCCCTCTTCCTTCTGAGGAAGCAAACAGACACTGTAGCCATTAAAATGTTCTGTATGAAGACTATAAAGATGTAGCTATTCAATTGTGTTAAACCTATGTTTGGCTATAGACTCAAGCACTACTCACCTCATGATAGTTTTTTCCATGCCAGCTCTTCCAGAGGTGCCAGTGATCGTCTAACTGCTGGTTAAAGCTTGGAGCAGCAAACACTGCACTCAAGCATAGCGTGAAGAGCGAGGCAAACAGCATCATCCTGCCTGGAAGACTGTGACAAAGAAAAACAAGATATACATTTAATGGAATGCAACAGGAGTTACACAGATTACAGCAGTAAACGTTTTAACCAATTACAAAGGGAAAAACTTCATTGTGCAAATTATGATGAAAAAAGACCCTGAACATGTATAAAGCCACATAATACAGCGTATAATAAAACGTTCAACAACTGTAAGTTAATAAAATAGAAGTTAATATTCAGGCAGCTGCTCCATCTTAAGTTTAAACAATTCTGCAAAGCTAATTTATCCACTACAGACGAAGCTAAAACCCAATTAAATACAATTCCTAGCAGCGTATCctccagaaaaaaaatgaatgaatgaatatatatattctaactaAAGAAATAAACTCAACTCAGCTAACGAAATGATTGACTGTCATTGTTTACAACTGAGAGGGTTTTAAAGCGTGCCCGCACACAGAGGGGCCCTCTCATTGGCTGAGGGTGATGACGAGCCAAATGTTCACAGCCAATCAAGTCAAGCAAGAATCTCATACACTCATGTGATCCAGCATCATATCGAGAACTCAACAGTGGAGCACGGTGGTACTTGCTATTTTGGAACAAGATTACAAGTTACATCGGGGGATTTTGCCTATATTCaggtgtttttaaaataataatttataaaatacgaGGGGACATTTAATTGGCTGTCGTGGAAATAATACGAGATTGAATGGGAATTGTAATCTGTTCGATAAAATACATGTTTCAATTGCTAGTTATTGCAAAGGATTTATTGTGTTAATCTCCATGTGAATTTGTGCTTGATGTGAGAAGCGTGTGGCTGAAAACGCAACATGATCagacagaaaataataaaagtgaaaaCATTAGGCCATTGAGAAAATTCTCTTAACTAAGCGTTTTGAAGCACCATCAGCAGCTTGTGTTTTGTATGACtcttaatatacttaatatagtAGGTCTTTCAGTTGCAGAGAGAGAACACATAACTTTTCGTGTTTCtacgattttattttttaataggtaTTCCAACATATAGGCCTACtgaatattatatacataaaaacatcTCCATGCATCAAAAACTTGAATTTCAAGAACTTTAAAGAATTTTAAGAATTTTAAAGTAgcaattaatgcaataaaatttgTTGAATAAGTTGAAAACGTCTGCTAAGTTACTAAATagcattgttttaaataatacttgTGTGAGTACTATTTCACAGAAATCCACAGAGACATTCATGTGCACGTCAGCCTTGTAAAGAATCGTTTAATCATGTACACTGCCACCATCTGAACAGCGACTTGGTAGGATGaataagctgatttttttttttaaacataaacaatgaaacaaaaaacaaacaaaaagggacATAAGGTTTACTGGGactgacagaaaaaaatattacacaataaaaattaatataagaatgtttattttaaaagctaGCAAGAAATGCTAATGTGTTCATATACCAGTCCACATGGGATTATTTTCCCCATGGGGTTTTTCTGATTTCTTTTTTGCTATTAAAagcagtcaataaaaaaaaaaaaaaaaaaatatatatatatatatatatatatatatatatatatatatatatatatatatatatatatatatatatataataacaatgatCTGCATCTTTAAATCTactaatatacattatacatactgTTAGGTTAATTAATATTCAGGTAACAGAAGTCTTCATCCTCCACCTCTTCATTCTGTGAGCGTTTGTTCTTGCGTCGCTTCTGATTTTTCGGCCGAACAGAGGACTGACCGTCAGAAACGCCTCCAGGTTGCAATGCATTGTCTGCTGAGCTACTTTTCCTCTTCTAAACATCAAATGAAACATGAATGTTACTAAAACCCATTCGAGAAtacattcaaagagttttttttttttttttaagaagtgttGCACACGCATTGGTCCTTATTCATGAAACATAATCAGAATACATTTCTGTGTAATCATTCACAAAACCAGTCAGTCTTATGTTGCTGTGTTGAATTCAGTGGATTCTATTTTGTTCTTTAGAATGGGATTATTACCTTATAGCAAACCACTCCAGCGATGATTCCACATACGATTAAACCTATGCTGCAAGCCACAGAGATTATCATGATGGGCATGTCACCTGAGAGAAGATAAacacaatgtttcttttttttccctcagtttCTTATTATTGCAAAAATGCAGGGCTATGCATAAACAAACATTACtacaacaaagtaaaaaaaaaactataagaacATGCAAAAGCAAATCTTCAAACATAAATTAACAGATCACACTCTGTTATCCGTCTCTTTTTTGAAGAAGTTTGCCAAACTTTAGGACGCACTTGATTCTGATATATGTCAtatgtattatgtttttaaacaaataaagagtTTGTTATTGTTGAGTAGTTTTTATTGAATACTTTCCAGTAGTGGTGAACTATTTAACAGAAAAGTGCTGTAACACTCTTTTGTGTCGAGTCCCTTATACTTGATTATAAATCTTGAATGATAATCATGACTAAGGTAAACAGCCATAAAATGGTTATATTTCTGTATATGGGTCAAAGAGGaaagtgtttaagcataaaaaagtgtaatactgcttttAACTGTTGTAgcttttccccccaaaaaatgcaaaacgttttccattttatttaattgcaattttgtttttgtttatctgagcaaaaaataaatatcatacattttgccctgatttacagaagacacccagtaaaatgtcattcagtgtaacaatcttgtcaggaatatttaacacaaaaatcaatttatgacatattaaaagactaattacttcCACCCCAAATACTAACGAGttgtaattgtacatttttaacatttgccactatcctaggttttgcccatttgtcagtaagaattttgtactaatttaaaacacaatcaaatttagtatgctccattattcattcagatattttaatatgtacatgtcagaataagcatgttgtttgaatttttgcataaatattgttttacactgaatgacaatgttacattatttcaaccaaattttgacattttattctccaaaaacttatttaaaacattaaaagtagacattttacttacatttaatgtgctttctatggacacaaaatcacttttgtacatttttcttgatgcggacatcttaacgtctttgacccataaataaaaaatgccataTGTGATAACAAAAAtgggtttagttttagctaacCGCCCATACCTGGTGCTATGTTAAGGAAGatatcttataaaataaatatttttaccattttctgttgttttcacCAGTGTAATTTGTCCTTGAAGACTCCCATGCGGGAAAGTGGTGAGTTCATAACAGTAAGTCAAAAAGTCACTCTCTTGTAATTTGTCCAGTATGATTCTGTGATTTGATTCGACAGAAAGACGACCAGTATAGTTGCTGTCAAATATTGTAAGTCCATGGTCAGGGCTGAACACAAAAACCTTCTGATTCGGACACTTGTTCCATACAGCTAGGGTTACTGCCATGCCACTTGTAACCTTTAAGTTAAAAGACGCACTTCCACCCAACAGAGCTCTAATCACATCTTCATCTGTCAAGGCCCCtgtgaaaaacaaacacagaaagaagtgcaaaaaaaaaaagaacaaccatTTAATTGTCCAAACaacaattttcataatttatcatatattttttgttcttaaGTGTGATTAGTTTATCAGTTTTTAAACAGTACATAACAATAGCACACCTAATGAATCAATGTTCTTTATTTTAGCGGCTTTTGAACCTGTATTTGCTCTGTaaactcattttctttctttttttttcagttaaattgaACAGAggtttttaaagtaaattttagtTACATTCATCACAAGACTAATTCACTACAATTTAAAggtttttacactaccatttaaaaagagcggtaagatttatttatttgtttatttatttatttttaaagaaatcaaagcttttattcagcaaggatgcataaaattggtTAAAAGTGACTGCAAAGTCTTCTCCttgttatgaaatatttaataaatgtggatttttttttctatccatcaaataatcctgaaaaaaatgcatcatggtttccacaaacatattaagcagcacaattgttttcaacattgatgatatggatgatgataataataaaagtttcttgagcaccaaatcagcatcttagaatgatttttgaaggatcatgtgaagaaATGGCGGCTGAATATTcgactttgccatcacaggaataaattacatttttacaaatattaaaaaagaaaataataatataattgaatatagtaatatagtgtttttactgtgtttagttttttgagcaaccttggtgagcacaagataTTCCTttcaaaaaacacacaacaattttttaactgtagcatagactgtataaaacaaaacaacattaacaaaaatCATAGCTAAACTCTCTCTGTGTCTCACagtcacatacactcacacacacatacctgttATAAGGGTTATTAAGACTATTGACAGACGGGTCCAGTGCTGCTCAAGCATGACAGAGATAGGTTGTCCAATCCTCATGGTGTCTTGTGCTACAAGGACGTGCAATGCTGATACATTTCTCTGCATAAACACACAGTAACCACAACGACAGCCCCGATGGCTCTTTATCACATAAGGTTGGGGGCAGGGTAAttcacatctttaaaaaaaattaaaaggaaaacttAATGTAAAGAACGATCACATCTAAGACTATATAGTGATTGTCGTACTTTCTTACCATTTTTAAATTAGTGATAGATTTTAAACCTTTGATACTTTTTGTACCCaacaatttgtttaaataaaaaattacgttttgcaCTGCTCATATCAATCTTTTTGAATTGTTgtagtttcactttatttttcatattgtagGAGGAAGCGTTTTTTCTGTTTTGCTCTCAGTCTACATTGTGGTTGCACAGAGGCGAGAGGACCACCATTGCTCTAAAAACACTTCCTGTCTTTTTCATCTGCAACGGTCACACACGGCCCTTCCACTGTAAGCAACACAACCAAGACTCTTACTAAACTCTTACACaaaacaatcggtctgtgcaagaaactgaacagtatttatatcattttttacctctgattcacgcaatgtccaaactgttaTGACTCTCCTAATTGTTTCTcctaagaaacaaagtcacctacatcttggatgcccctgggggtaagcagataaacataacatttttattttggggtaaaaaatCCCTTTAACAAGACATTTCGGTGTCTATCCAAACACCTTCATCGGTTGTAAAAAGAGGAAACAGAAGATTGCATGTCTAAGCACGGTATAAGCTACACTATGCATCAATTAAGTGGCTGTTTTGTTTCTATGTATAAATCCTCACGCTCCTCACTACACTTAACAGAATATACAATTTTACTTTAAGTGATAAcagcatgttttctttctttctttctttctttctttttttttagaaatgtttcgTTTTGTATGAGTTTTGATAAATGTCCAGTTTGGGTAACCACATTTCTTTAATGCTTGCTTTATGTGATTATTCTCTTGTTCTCTGGCCTCTAGAAACGTGGTTTTACTCTCTGCCCGATGTTGCAAGGTGCAAATCACACCCAGTTTTTGTTCTAATGGGTGGAGTGTGTGTTACACATTTTATATGTCATGAAATGACCTTTAAAGGTCCGTTGATCATGTGACTTTTGTGGATATATTTGCCAAAGTTACTTCCTGTTATAACAACTGATGAAGGTCTTTGGATAGACACCAAGTTAAGCTTTTTATAGTTCAGTGGTTTTAATAGCAGTGTACATTTTTGGAACAGAACTGTAAGGTATACTTCAGTGAACACCTGTAATTAGAGGAGAGTGTACAACATCATTTGTCCTGAGAGGGTACACTACAAAGGTAGCAGCATATTTACAGTTACAAGGATTTATACATTtggtgaaaaatgtatatatatattgtttttgttttattagcaTTTGGCAGGCTGATAAAACTTCTCAAGTAATCTTttcagatttaaagggatagtccaccctaaaaattctagaaaaaaaaagaactgtacaCTGTCTCTTCCTATTCAACGTCCCTGTCCTAAATGATAGTTATGAAATATCAAAAGACCTTTGAAACAACatgtttcatgtttaaaaaaacaattcaggtgaactatccctttaaaatatttaGCACAGTGCTAAATGTATCTAATAATCACTAATACATTTCTTAATTGCAGTAATGCAGAAATATTTCAGGGTGACACATTTATGTTCTCAGTTCTATCATCAGATCAAGTTTTCTTAATATTTCACACACTtgtcattaaaaacacacacacttgattGCCACTCAGATTACAAAGTTGCACACTTATGTCTGATCACGTAAGCATGTTTCATTCATACAGATTGGTTATTTATACCTTAAAGTTGCAGagttttgttatatttcatgAAAACATGGTTGCGTTCACATATTACATTGAACCCAATTCAAGATGTCCATACAGATGATCACtggaataaaaatcttaaaaatatgttTGCTCACCAATTTAAATCGACTGCCTTGAAGTTCCTGCTTAGCTTCTGGCCAGTTCCATACTGTCCATAATTAACAAAACAACCATTCTACAAGATGAAAACAAGGTGAATGTGTCAACCGACTCTTTAGACCTAACCAGACGCTTAGTTGTTTAAGATCTTGTATAATTATAGTTTAAGTTCCACCCAGGATCATGTCTATAGTCCCTTGAGTCATACCATGACTGTGAAGGTGAAAGGGGAACCGTTCTCATCCGTGTTCATTGTGAGAAACTGAATCCAGTTCTGGAGAAAGCCTCGCGAATACATGCCAGTCTCCACAACCAGGCCACAGAAGCGCCGTCTGCCAGTTTTGTTGCGCAAAGCAATCTGAGCTTCGCGTTCTGTTACGTTGTAACTGACATTGATGATCTGAAGGATGAACAGGTGGAACAGACCGCCTGTTATGATAAAGCTGTACCACACACACGTAAAGCACAGTGCTgtgctacacacacaaacacacacaaaagtgttACATTAGGATGAAAACACTGTGCAATGTGCATGtgcatattttcaattaaatgcatatatacagTAATGGATGGAGTACCTGTACTGGTTATAGACTCCAGGGCAGTATAACATGGCAGTGAATAGACTCTGTTGTGGACATACACTCCGTAACACCAAACTGATCCCGTAGAACGATGTCACCAGGAAAAGAAAGAGCGTCAAAACGAACTGCCTGTGATTGGCCTGACCTACACAGCTGTTTATCCTGTCATGAAAAATCACATGCATATAAAGACAAATAATAAGCAACACGCTTACagacattttcattcaaacaatgtAGAACAACTACACTATTTTCTCTCTTGTCAATGTAGCTTTAATGAGAATTATGTGGCTCATGGCATGTTCATACTCATgtttgtgcctgtgtgtgtgtagaagtaTCATGGAGACAGATTGGCCTGGTGAGAGCTCCCTTTACTGTGCTGAAAGCTGTGTTCCTGTGGCCTTTGCACATGTCTCACCAGCCTGTCTGCTCCAGTGACGTCTTTTGGGAATCAGCTTgaacatatgtgtgtgtctgatggGGTAGGGAACACATGCATACAAGTGTGAAAAGATCAGAACATGAATCAAATCATTGGCATGAGCACTAATTTAAACAATTCATTTTGGAATTGGTCAACTTTTTATGTAGTAAGAATTTGCAATAAGCCAGATATCTTAGAAGGAAAGGCATATATAAcaacattaaaatgaatatttgaaataatagtCGGTTGACTGATTATCCAACCAACACAAGCGTTAAGtgatatttttaatgaacatCTAAAATGACGATGCAATGGTTATTCTGTGAAGCTGAAGTGACTCAAATATGAAGTTTATGAATGAAAGCAGATGGCCACATTGCTCTCTCTCCTTATATTGTTCATAAATCATCAATTCATATAGAACTTTTTTTagatattgaatatttatttttatataaatattttcaaataattattgaataataaataatttaatatgacaattatatttgtaaaataaaatatataataaaatattatagaagtattttatattctaatataaatatatatatatatatatatatataggattaatttatttcagaaaggatgcattgaattgatcacaAGTAAGGACTTTTATAATATTGCAAACAATTTATATTTctaacaaatgctgttcttttgaacttttaaataATCTAGAAATATTAAGCACagcaactgtttccaacattaataataattagaaatatttaatgagcaccatatcagcatatttaaatgatttcctATGAATcctgtgactctgaagactggaatagTACCTGcaagctgaaaattcagtttttccatcacatgaataaaatacattttactattatatatatatttaaaaaacaaattataatctCTCACAATactgctgttttactgtatttttaaataaatgcagccttggtgagcataagagactttttctAAAAATCTTACTGTGGCACCATATTATTGAATGGCAGTGTAAATATAGATTGTTTTGACATTTagagaatatttaaataatgttcagttcaCTTCACACTAGGAATGAGGTGCTCATACTCAATTTTTAAAGAAGAAGGAATGAGAAACCCACCAAACACAGTGGTGATCCATTCGAAGGACACATGCCCCACAGATCCTGCAGTGGCCTGCCCTTGGTGGGCGCACCTGTCGGCACACAGGGCATAACttcttctttccttccttttcccCATTTGATTGGCTGATTCCTTTGCAGGGGTCAGAGTCTCCAGGTAAAtttgtgctctgattggttgcaCAGATACTGTTATTTCCCAGAGCTAATGACTGGGATTTGACAAAGCCTGGTCCTTGTTTAGTGCGCACAAGGGAGATAAGGGTCAACATCATGCCTGTCGTCACAATAACCAGCTGCAGATTACTCACATCTCCTCTGGGAAGGATCTCAGTGAGGAAAAGGTAGTACATGTAGGCAAGGGAGAAAAGTGCCAAGCTAAGGAAAAATAATGTGCGTCTTTTCTTTCTGTGAGTCACATAGTAATACCAAAGCACCAGTCCTGGTAGGACAGTAAGGACTACAACTCCCAACATACAGTTAATTGCTGCCACTCGCAACAGGCCAGGAATTAATACCATGGGAGGTAAGACAGAGATTTCCAATCGAAGGGGTCCTATGGCACAACATGGCAAACCCAAACGATCAGCCATGCACGAGACGAAACGAGAGAAGATGTCTGGCTTGTCTTGCTCTCCTCTGATTAACCTATTTAGAAAAAGTGACAAATTCACTATTCAGCATTTACACATTATTATGTTATCAGTTTTATGTATGGAAATGACAAGTTGCAAGCCATCACATTGTGtgtcccttgtgaaaaagaagtacactaaagaatattttttaaaagagcaCTTCAGAGTTCATAcagtttaaaagaatatacttaactGCTGACTGAATGTATGTTTTAAGATACGTAGATGTTCATTGCAATCAAATCAAAATTAATTATgtgctaatttttttattaaatgcaataagaCAAACTTTATCATGCTTTTATTAAGTGTGACCTGTatctttaaattttaattttataattaataatacagtTAAAGTGAAATATGGTACTTACGAATATACTGACAAATAGCCTTTGCTATTGAAAGTTGTCATgtctttaaacatatatatatatatataaaaacatgagtAATGAAGTTGCAATTAGTAATATATTAGCTTTAAATTTAGTATTGAGTAAAACATTACAGTTAAATTATGATCAAGTAGTTTACATGTGCCTTATTATGTCAGTCAGCACGTTAAAATACTGTGTACTGTGTTACAGAACGATGAAAGgattattaaaacatgattttaatttgacatttttacaaagcaCACTGTTTAAAATGCTTTACACTTACAGTAGGtggctttttatttcattaatattataatatctgcaagtacagttttttttaaatatccacaCATTTAAAGAGGCACATTCATTACAATTAAGAgtatttctttttcacaaaggGTTACAGCGATTAAAAAAACAGTTTGGACCTACAGTAATGTGCAAATGGACAAACTTATTTAATTAAACGACACTTTGTAAAGTGTACAAGTGTAAAGTGTCAAAAGTGTATATCAACAAATGTAACGTAAAACCATCTCTGCATGCCATGATCTTAACtgggtgacctctgacctttcaCAGGCATCATCAAGTTCTTCACAGTCACAGCAGCAGTACTCTCTTTGCTGGTCGATGTCTCCACAGCAGCACAGAGGGTCATCTGGTTCCGGGGGCTTAAAACGTTCTCGTTTCATCTCTTTATGTCAGAAACAACCCGCTTCCACTGTGAAATCAAACTTTCTTTGAGAGCAGGTTAGATCACATTTAGTCAGCTGAATGAAAACGATAATTCAGCTTGCAAAGATGCTGTTGGTAGTTTTTGCAGTTAGTTGACAGAACAGAAGACTGCAGATTTCTTGTTCGGCTTCCTTACTCGTCATCTGCTCTTTACATCAGAAGcttcatgttaaaatcatgcgtTCCACGgtctgagaaaaaacaaaaaacaaacaaacataaaaatgaagcAAATTATTTTTTCCTTATAATATCACTTTACAAAAATGTACTTGTTATTGAACAATTCATTCACAAATGATCATTTAACAGATTTATGAAgtgtacaaataaaaaacttCTTTCTAATTGAACAACAGATGCTCAATTCTATCTTACATTTCATTGTGAACTTCACCAGATGGattgattcttttatttttattttaaatgaatttagctCTTTTTTAGATTAGAGATTGCTTTATCATCATCATggtaataaatatgtataataaaaggttaaattagttaatgttagggttagggttaacaaTAAACACTATcaaaaatttaaaatcaaatcacttttattgtcacatcaccacagcacatgtgcCTTAGTGAGTGATTTTTTTAGGAGCATGCTCCAGACAGTGCAGACActatttacatataaacatacacactTCAACAGATGACAATGTgcaacatacacatacataaaccCAGTACACACAATGTACTATTAGACAtacttacaatatatttatttattaatctttgttaatgttagttaatgaaaatacagttgttaatagttagttcatgttaattcactaGTTAATTcgactaatgaaccttattgtaaattgttaccaatattataaatacaaaaatattaaactggttttgaataatatttatgGTCAGTTTACACTAAACACACAAACTAGTTTTAAGTCACAGAGGAACAGCACTGATATCTAGCCTAACACATGTTTTTCTCACTTGAGATCTGGCACTGACATTCAAGAGAACAAACATTTCAC includes:
- the LOC113091349 gene encoding palmitoyltransferase ZDHHC23-like, translated to MKRERFKPPEPDDPLCCCGDIDQQREYCCCDCEELDDACERLIRGEQDKPDIFSRFVSCMADRLGLPCCAIGPLRLEISVLPPMVLIPGLLRVAAINCMLGVVVLTVLPGLVLWYYYVTHRKKRRTLFFLSLALFSLAYMYYLFLTEILPRGDVSNLQLVIVTTGMMLTLISLVRTKQGPGFVKSQSLALGNNSICATNQSTNLPGDSDPCKGISQSNGEKEGKKKLCPVCRQVRPPRAGHCRICGACVLRMDHHCVWINSCVGQANHRQFVLTLFLFLVTSFYGISLVLRSVCPQQSLFTAMLYCPGVYNQYSTALCFTCVWYSFIITGGLFHLFILQIINVSYNVTEREAQIALRNKTGRRRFCGLVVETGMYSRGFLQNWIQFLTMNTDENGSPFTFTVMNGCFVNYGQYGTGQKLSRNFKAVDLNWGIQDVGDFVS